The following DNA comes from Limnobacter sp. SAORIC-580.
GATCGAACAGCGCCAGCGTTTGCCCCTTCTTTACGACATCGCCAACTTCGGCGCGCAAAGAATCAATTCGTACCCCATTGAGTTGCGAACCAATCACTGCCTCTTGCCAGGCAGCCACGCTGCCATTCACGGACAGGGTCAGAGGAATGGTTTTCTCCTCCACCGCGGCCAGTTCAACCGACAAGCTGGCCTTGCCGGGAACTTCCGTTTCACTTGCAGCGCCAGGTGCGGCTTGCTCGGTGCCGGGTGAACAAGCACCCAACAGCAAGACTGCCGCAAGCATGGCGACGGGGAACTGACTTAAAACCATTGGAATTTTCATTTGCTGCAATCCTGTTTGCGTCGTTTGCTTTCACTGTCGAGCATGGCGCGGGCATAACCAGCCAAGCGTTCACTCAGGGTATCGATGGCTTTGGCATTGCTCATTAATTTGGGGCAAATTACATCGACCACATCTTGAGCCACATAAAAATTCACGGCCATGCCCATCATTGCGAAGGCCAGGCGTTGGATGTCGAGGTCGGGTTTACTCAAACCAAAATAGGCGGTCAACATGTTCACCAAAGCCATGTGCTGCGGCTTGATTTCCGCATCAATTTCATGCTCCCAGGCACCGGTGGGTTCAATCATTTCGCGGAAATGCAATTTCATCACCAGGCGAAAGGTTTCACCGTGCTTCAAGGGCTCCAGGAAATCCCGGAACAATTGCTTTAAGGCTTTGTCCACGTCGGTGCTGTTCAAATCAGGAATGCCCTGTTCAAACGGCGTGCCACACAGCGGCTCGGTGTAAGCCGCCCTGTAAAGACCAGCCTTGTCACCAAAGTAATAGCGAATGGAGGAGATGTTCGCTCCCGCCTTGTCGGCAATTTCGCGCGTGGAAGCCCCTTCATAGCCCTTTTCGGCGAAGGTGATGAGTGCAGCCTGCACCAGCTTTTGCCGTGCAGACTGCTGCTTGTCTTGAAGCATGGGGAAGTCCAGAATTAATTCAATCGATTGATTTAAAAATATATCAAACGAATGATTAAACAGCAATCGTGAGCAGTGCATTTCTCGGGATTGAAACGAATCGACACCACCGAATTCCTGAAACTTGCTACTCTTGGCGAGCAAATTCAAAAAACAACAAACTGGAGACAATCATGGGTATGGCGGAAAAAGGCAGCAAGGCGCTGCGAAAACTGAAATCGGTCGCTCAAAAACGGGCGTCCAGTCTTCCGGCAGGCAATTTGATCAATGCCGTGGTTGACCAGGTGAATCAGTTTGAAACCGGTATCAAGCAAACAGTAGATGGTGTTCAGGACAAGGTCAAAGGCTTGCAAGCCAACTTGTTGAAAATGTACCAGGCCAACAAAGAACTGGAACAGGAGAACCGGGAATTGAGCAAAACCATGGTGGTGCTGGAGAAGGACAATGCCCACCTGACCATGCAACTGGACCGCACCCAAATGGAACTGGATGTATTGAAGGCCAAGCTGGAGAATATTGGCAAACTGGTGAGTGGCTACGAGGAATCAATTGCCGCAGTTACACGTAGCAACAAACCCAAACGCAAATAAGCAGAAAAAAGAGCCAGCCGATGACCCGCACACCCATTCCACGATTTGACGACAACTACTCGGAAGATGCTGCCAAAGCGCGCCGTGAATTTTTAACACAACAAACCGGAGCCAGCTTGCATCACACTGGCACCTATTCCCTGCCCCCTGAAAGTTTGAAAAGCAACACCGAGAACTTTATTGGTGTGGTGCAAATGCCGGTGGGCGTGGCCGGGCCCGTGCTGATTCACGGCGAGCATGCTCAAGGCTGGTTTTATGTACCTTTGGCGACCACCGAAGGCACACTGGTGGCCAGTTATAGCAGGGGTATGCGCATGGTGAGCGAATCGGGCGGCGTGAAGGTGACGGTGGCCGAGGAATTCATGCAACGCGCCCCGCTGTTCGAATTCGAGGACGCCCGTGCAGCCAAACGGTTTTTGCAATGGATCAATGAAAACCTGGCCATGGTCAAAGCCCAAGCAGAAAAAACCACCGGCTTTGGCAAGCTGGAACACATTCAAACCTGGCAAGTGGCGCGCATGGTGTACACGCGCTTTAACTACACCACTGGCGATGCAGCCGGGCAAAACATGTGCGGCAAGGCCACGCACGCGGCCTGCCAATGGGTATTGAAAAACAGCCCTGAGGCGATTAGTTACTTTGCCCTGAGTGGCGCCATTGAAACGGACAAAAAACATTCGCACATGAACCTGCTACACAGCCGGGGCAAGCGGGTAATTGCGGAAGCCACCATCAAGCGCGAAGTGCTGCAAAGGCTGGCACGCACCACTCCTGAAACCATTTTCAAGCAACGCCAGCGCAGTGCCATAGGCGCACAACTGGCAGGCAGTGCCTACAGCGGCCCCCACTCGGCCAACGGCATTGCCGCTTTGTTTATTGCCACAGGGCAAGATGAGGCCAATGTGGTGGAAAGCCACACCGGCATGGTGTTCATGGACATTACAGCCGATGGAGATTTGTATTTCTCTGTCACATTGCCCTCGGTGATCTGCGCCACCAAGGGTGGTGGAACGGGCCTGGCCACGCAGGCCGAGTGCCTGAAAATACTGGGCTGTGAGGGCACTGGCAAGGCGCGTAAACTGGCGGAAATTGTGGGCGCCACGGTACTGGCAGGAGATTTGTCTTTGCTGTCCGCCATTCTGGCGGATGAATGGGTTTCCTCCCACGACGCCTATGGTCGGAATCGTTAAGCCGATGCAAGTCAGCGCCCGTCCCTGGGCGCTGTCAGTAAATCACTGACCGCTGGTGCAGTGCGGAATGACTTGGAATGTGTTTCAGTGCACACTCGTTTTACAATACAAAAACGAGGAGACACAATGCAGTCTGAGGCAGGATCCGCGCAGTTGAACAACTCATTGATCAAACGTGTAGCTGGCCTCGTGACGAAAGTCTCCGACGCCTTTGCATTTCCCCTACGAACTTCCCACTACATTGAACTGGTCAACCCCTTGTGGAGCACCCATGCACTTCAAGCGCGGGTTGAAGCAGTTTGGGACGAAACCTCTGATTCACGCACCATCACCTTGCGCCCTGGCCTGAACTGGCGAAGCCACCGCCCAGGCCAGCACTTGCGCATTGG
Coding sequences within:
- a CDS encoding CerR family C-terminal domain-containing protein, which codes for MLQDKQQSARQKLVQAALITFAEKGYEGASTREIADKAGANISSIRYYFGDKAGLYRAAYTEPLCGTPFEQGIPDLNSTDVDKALKQLFRDFLEPLKHGETFRLVMKLHFREMIEPTGAWEHEIDAEIKPQHMALVNMLTAYFGLSKPDLDIQRLAFAMMGMAVNFYVAQDVVDVICPKLMSNAKAIDTLSERLAGYARAMLDSESKRRKQDCSK
- a CDS encoding hydroxymethylglutaryl-CoA reductase; its protein translation is MTRTPIPRFDDNYSEDAAKARREFLTQQTGASLHHTGTYSLPPESLKSNTENFIGVVQMPVGVAGPVLIHGEHAQGWFYVPLATTEGTLVASYSRGMRMVSESGGVKVTVAEEFMQRAPLFEFEDARAAKRFLQWINENLAMVKAQAEKTTGFGKLEHIQTWQVARMVYTRFNYTTGDAAGQNMCGKATHAACQWVLKNSPEAISYFALSGAIETDKKHSHMNLLHSRGKRVIAEATIKREVLQRLARTTPETIFKQRQRSAIGAQLAGSAYSGPHSANGIAALFIATGQDEANVVESHTGMVFMDITADGDLYFSVTLPSVICATKGGGTGLATQAECLKILGCEGTGKARKLAEIVGATVLAGDLSLLSAILADEWVSSHDAYGRNR